The following DNA comes from Desulfobaculum xiamenense.
AATCGTGACCGGTGATGCTCCGGCCGCCTTCCGGCGTGACCTCAAAGGTATTCTCCACGCCGACCATGCCCACGCCGGGAATGCCGCACTTCGGCTCCACAGCGAGGACCATGCCTTCCTCAAGCGGCATGCGCACCTTGGCGGCAATGGGCGGGAATTCGTCCACCACCAGCCCGATACCGTGCCCCACGAAGGGCACCTTGTTGCCGCCAAGGCCCATGAAGCCGTCGGCAAATCCGACGCGGCGCGCCCAGTCCACGCAGTGGGCGTAGAGTTCCTCGGGCACGGCTCCGGGCTTCATGTTCTCGGCCAGCCACTGCTGCACGTCCGCGCAAAAGGCGTGCGCGCCGCGCATTGCGGGGGTCAAGGCACTCTCGGCCCCGGCGAAATAGACCTGCGTCTTGTCGGTGATATAGCCCTCAAGGCAGAAGCCGATGTCGCAGACCAGCGGCTCGCCCTTTTTCCATATTTTGCCCGCGTAGCCCATGAACGGCACAGCCGGGTGCTCGCCGCGAAGGCCCAGCGGCCCGTTGAACACCGTCGGGTAGTTGCCGCTATCTCCCGCCGACACGTCGCCGAGGAAGCACTCCTCACCGAAATTGCCCATGCGCAGGGGACCGCTGTGCCCCAGTTCGAAGAAGACGTTCCACGCGGCGTGGGACACGTCGCGCTCGCTCATGCCGGGCCGGATGATCTCCGGCAGCACCTTCGTCAGCGCGAAGTCGTGGCGCTCGCCGCACAGGCGCAGCTTGGCCAGTTCCCACGGCGTCTTACGGGCACGGGCCGCAGCGAGGATGCCGTCCCCGGACAGAAGCTCCATGCCGGACA
Coding sequences within:
- a CDS encoding M24 family metallopeptidase, which codes for MFTAIEIVPREELELRWARCREELRRSAPAASGLMVCSRLAIYWLSGSWMNGLFWLPVEGEPVLLVRKGIERARMESTVRHILPFRSYRDVETALREAGAVFDGCAAVDMCALPWSMGLKLQEALSGMELLSGDGILAAARARKTPWELAKLRLCGERHDFALTKVLPEIIRPGMSERDVSHAAWNVFFELGHSGPLRMGNFGEECFLGDVSAGDSGNYPTVFNGPLGLRGEHPAVPFMGYAGKIWKKGEPLVCDIGFCLEGYITDKTQVYFAGAESALTPAMRGAHAFCADVQQWLAENMKPGAVPEELYAHCVDWARRVGFADGFMGLGGNKVPFVGHGIGLVVDEFPPIAAKVRMPLEEGMVLAVEPKCGIPGVGMVGVENTFEVTPEGGRSITGHDFGIICVD